From the genome of candidate division TA06 bacterium:
TTGATGGAGCCGGTAAAAGGCCGGAACTGGGCCGGATATTTCCGCAAACCAGTTCCGGTCTTGCCTATTGCAGGAGCGGCGGCTTCTGGAACCAGGCAAAACCGTCAGGGGGAGATCCTGTTAACCGTTAATTCAGACAGTGATTCGGACCCACGGACTTCTTTTCCATGAAACCAAAAAAACCTTTGCCGCTTCCGGTAAAAAAATAAGCTAACTGTATAAAAAATCATTGACTTTTAACAAATATTTGGTATAGTTAAAGACTAATGACCCATAAAAATGGCATAGTTGTCCTACCTTCGGAACATCTGGAGGCTGTAATCAAAATTGCCGCCGGGAGCCTGGGGTGCAGTGCGGAGTTTTTTCCTTTGGAGGAAACCTCCGCACTGCACCCTGACGGCCAGGGAGAAGTCCTGCCGCTGCCGGAGTTCCACCGGAAACTTCTTATTAAAGGCCAAAATGACATGCTCGGTCCGGCCCTGGAGACCGCGAAAAAACTGGCCGGAGAGATCAGCGCCAAGGAACAGGAGGCGGTTTCCCTGACCCAGGAGATAACCGAGCGCTACGAACAGCTGGCCACCCTTTTCGAGATGAGCGAAAAGCTGGGGATGGCCGGAGACAATCCGTCCCGGATGGCGGCCATCTTAGACACTGCCACCACTGCGGTCTCGGCCAGCTGTGGCAGTCTGATGCTGTTGGAGGGGGACTGCCTCTTCATCAACCGTGGGGAGCAGGGGATCAACAGCGAAGTGATCCGCTCATTGGCCCGCCGGGTGGCGGAACGGAACAAGCCGGAGGTGGACGAAAAAAGTTACATCGTTCTGCCGCTGGCCGTCAGCGAGAATCAGTCCATAGGAGCCCTGGCGCTGGGACCCAGGACCGAAGGGATATACCGCTCCGGGGACGTCAAGATGATGGTGACGCTCACTTCCTACGCCGCTCTGCTGCTGGAGAGCGGACGGCTCTATGAAGGATTGGAGACGCTGTTTTTCTCCACCATCAAAAGCATGGTCGAGGCCATTGACGCCAAGGATCCCAGCACCCGGGGCCATTCCGAGAGGGTCCGCCGTTATTCAGCTCTGATGGCTCAAAAAATGGGGATGCCCGGCCCGGACCAGAAAATGCTGGAGCTGGCCGCCCTGCTTCATGATCTGGGCAAGATCGGCCTTCCCGATTCCATTCTGAACAACGTTAAAAGCCGCCTAACCGACGAGCAGTGGCACCTTGTGAAACAGCATCCCGAGATAGGCGTTTCAATATTGACCCATGTGGCCCAGCTGAAGAAGATCCTGCCGGCCATCGGCCAGCACCACGAGCGCTACGACGGCAGCGGCTACCCTACCGGGATCAAGGGCCAGGACATTTCGCTGTTTGCCCGGATCATAGCCGTGGCCGACGCCTATGACGCCATGACCACCCAGCGCACCTACCGGCCCACCTTCGATTCCCGGCAGGCCCTGGCCGAGCTTCGGGAAAATGCCGGCAACCAGTTCGACCCGATGGCGGTGGAACTTTTTCTGCAGAGTTTTTCCGGCACCGATAACAAATAACAGGCCATGAACGAAAATAACGACATAAATATCCAGTCTCCTGCGGTTGCGGTTAATCATCATCCGGCCAATTCTCCCGGGGATGCCGGAGATCTGTCCGGACTGATGATGCCCGGGCTTTTGGAGTGGCTGCCCCAATCGGCGGTACTGACCGACCGGGAGTGCCGGATCATAATGCACAATCAAAAGGCCAAAGGGCTGGTGGCGGGCCAGGGTCTGGTGTGGGACGACCTGGAACTCCTACCGGAAGATCTGGCCTGGATTAAAAGTACGATGCTGGGTTATGCCCAAAAACCGGGGTTCCCGGCCGAAAAAAAAATCACCTTCAAGGACCGGCTGTGGAGCCTGGGGCTGGTTCCGTTGTATCACGAAAATGTTTTTTTGGGAGCATTGCTGGCCTTTGCTGACCAGGCCGACGAAGTGGCCGGCCAGTTTAAAAAATTGCGGGACCTGCTGATAGCCACCCAGGATGAAAAGACGGTGGCCGAGTTTCTGCTGAAGACCCTGAAAAAGAGTCTGGGGTTTGACAAGGGGATGCTGGCGGTGCTGGAACGAAGCAGCAGTTACAAGATCCTGGCCGGTCAGGGGCTGGAGGACGATGTTCAGAGGGAAGAGTTCCTGCCCCAGAGTGCCATGCTGGAGGCCTGTTATAAGGAAGGCCGGCCCATGGCGGTTTCCGGAAGCGCCGAAAACATAGAACAGTCTTTGGGCGGTAAACTGCTGAAGGTGGCCGGAGCCAGAACCGGTTCCATTCTGATCGTCCCTCTGCTGCGGGCCCAGCAGCCTTTGGGTTTTCTGCTGCTTCATAAAACAGGCCCGGCCTTCGGCAACGGGCACCTGACCCTGCTGACCGAGCTGTCCGAGATCTTCGTCAAGATACTGGACGAAGCCCGGATGGCCCAGAAATTCGAGAGCGAGAACCAGCTCCGCAACAAGCTTTACGAGATAGGATTTGCCGCCGGTTCGGTGCTGCAGCTGGGAAGCCTTTTAAGCCTGATGATCAGGACCATCGCCAAGGAGCTAAAGGCCGAGGAGGTCAGCCTGTATTTCTTTGACGAGATCTCGGGGCAATGGACCGGTAAGTCGATGATCGCTCCCAACGAAGGACAGGGTTTTCTGGCCCTGATCAAAAGCTCCGGGGTCAAACTGGAGCACATCCGGCTGATGGAGATGAAGGATGTCACTGCCCAGGTGGTGGCCCGGGGCCAGCCGGAGATAATCGGAGACCTGGCCCGAGATTCCCGTTTCACCCAGCCCTCGCCCCGGACCTCCTTTAAATCAGGGCTGTGGCACCCCCTTAAGATCAAGGATAAGACCATCGGAGCGCTGATGGCACTCAGCCGGCAACCGGGATATTTTGGTGTCTTGGACCAGGCCCTGATGGAGGAGATAACACCGCTGATCACCTTTGCCCTGCGCAGCGCCATGTTGTACGAGGAGATCCGCCGGGAGGGCAGCAGGCTGGGCTCCATCATCAACTCCATGCCCGAGGGCCTGCTGATGGTGGACAAGGATTTTAAGGTGATAATCAGCAACGACAGCTACGAAAAGCTCTGGAGCCTGGGGATCAGGGTAAAACCGGGGATGGAATTCCACACGGCCATTTTACCGCTGTTGGGAGAGCATATCCGGGACCAGAAACCTTTGCTGGAGTTTCTGCAGCAATGCGCCGGGAACACCGCCCTTCGCCAGGAGTCGGTGGAACTGGAACTCAACAGCGGTTCCTTCCTGAAGATAGTCTCCTTTCCGGTAGATGACGCCGATGGTCCGGGCAACGGTCTGGTATTGCTGCACCAGGATGTGACGGTAGAGCACCAGATCGCCGAAACCCGGCAGGAATTCGTGGGGATGCTATCCCATGACATGCGCAACCCGCTGTCGGCAATCATCGCCACCCTGGAGCTTTCCTTGGACGGCAGCCTGGGCGATCTCAACGAAAACCAGCATCAATTTTTGGGCAGCGCCATGAACGACAGCCGCCGGATGCTGGAGATGCTCAACGATCTGCTGGACGGCTACAAATATGAGGCGGTGGAGTTGAAGCTGGAGAAGACACAGTTTGACATCACTCAACTGATATCCAAACTGGTCTCCGACTTTTCCGCCCTGGCCAAGGAACGCCAGCTGGAGCTGTTCCAGGACACTCCCTTAAGCCTGACGGTGACGGCGGACGAGGGCAAGCTGACCAGGGTGATATCCAACCTGCTGACCAATGCCCTAAAGTTCACCCCTAAGGAGGGGAGGATAATAGTAACGGCCTCCGACAAAAAGCAGAACATCCAGGTCTCGGTCCAGGACACCGGGGAAGGCATTGCGCCGGATGAACTGGAAAAAGTATTTCAAAAATTTTACCAGGTGGAAAAACGCAAACTGGGCCGTAAAACCGGGACCGGCCTGGGCCTGCCCCTTTGCCGTAAGTTAGTGGACGCCCACGGCGGCAAGATCTGGGTAGAAAGCCAGCCGGGCAAGGGCAGCAAGTTCATCTTCACCCTTCCCAAGTAAAGTAAAATGACGGTCTATCTTGCCCCGCAGCCTTTATTCCCAGACATTGTAGTGAGCCCTTCGACACTGATTTCGGCAAGGCTTCGATAGACCCAGCCCAGCGGCTCAGGATAGGCTCTGCCGAACCATTAACGCTGATAACAACGGAATCACACCTAAAAATCAAAACTTCCGTAAAATGTCTGTTAAGTTTACAGATAGAAAAACTTTGGTGGTAAATGTCTGAGCTGGTTTACCAGGCTTTTATTGTTAAATAAAACAAACCTTTTCAAAGAGGTATTATCATATGACCAAAAAAATCATGGTGATCGATGACGAGCCCTACATTGCACGGGTCATCAAGTTCAAGCTGGAGCAGGAAGGCTACACCGTGTTCTCGGCCAATGACGGTCTGACCGGGCTGGAGAAGATCAGGCAGGAAAAGCCGGACCTGGTGCTTTTAGACGTGATGATGCCGGGGCTGACCGGGTACGAGGTCTGCCAGAAGATCAAGTCCGATCCCCAGCTGTCAGGCATTCCGGTGGTCATATTGACCGCCAAGGGCCAGGAGAAGGACCGGGAAGAGGGTTTAAGCGTGGGAGCCAGCGATTACATCACCAAGCCATTTTCGTCCAACCGCCTGCTGGAACTGGTGCGCAATATGGTGGGAGAGAACACCTAAATGTTATCCTGGCTTTGGCTATTAGCCATACCCTTTCTGGCCGGAATATTCCTGGCCTCCCAGGCTTTGGTGCTGAAGATCGCCGGCGCCGGGGGGATGCTGTTGCTGTTCGGTTGGGGAGCCTGGCTTTATTTCAACCTGTCCCGCCAACAGTCCCAGTCCGAAAAGTCGTTGGAAGAACTGGCCCAGCTGAAGGACGACGCCGGGCGCCAGAAAAATCAGAGCCAGGAGCTGGCCCGCCAGCGGGAAAAAGCAGAAGAATCCCGGAAAGACCTGGAGCGCCGGCTTCAGGAGCTCCGGACCGTCTGGGACAGCCTGCCGGCCGGAATGCTGATGATCAGCAACCCCGAGAACAAAGTGCTTTCCGTAAATCCAGAAGCCGAGCGGATCAGCGGTTACCGGGCCGTGGAACTGGTAGGACGAAGCTGGGAGCAAACCTTGACCGGCCAGCAAAACCAGACCCAGGAACATCCCCGGATCCAAGCATCAAAGGGCAGGGTTCTGACCGAACTGGACCAGGATAAAATAATTTTGAAGGACGGAACCGAACTGGAAGTACAGTCCCGGATCTGGAACCTGCCGGGCGGGCGGCAGACCGGCTGGATGTTCCAGCCCAAAAACCAGGCCATGGACTACAACAAGCTGCGGGAGGAGTTCATCACCAACATCTCCCACGAGCTGCGGACGCCGCTGACGGTGATCAAGGGATATGCCGAGATCCTTTACGAAGACGCCAAATCATCAGGCCACGAACAGGCAGACCTGATGAAGGTGATAGTGGACGAGGGCGACCGGCTGGCCGGACTGCTGGATTCAATCATAAATTTCCGGCAGGCCAGTTCCGGGATGCTGGGCCTGCGCCAGGAGAAGGTGGACATCATCGCCCTGCTGAACACAGTGATCCACGATCTGGAGCCCAAGTCCGCCAAGAAGGAGATAAAAATAATCAAAAAGGTGCCGCAGACACTGGCTCCTTCGCGGGGGGATTTCAACGCCCTGCGTTTTGCCTTCAGCAACATCCTGGACAACGCCGTCAAATTCAACACCAAGGGCGGCAGCGTCACGGTGGAGACCGGGGGCTGGCGGCTGGAGGACGGGATGTGGAAGATGCAGGTCCACATCAGCGACACCGGATCCGGCATCGCCCCCGAGGTGATGCCCCACATCTTCGAGAAATTCTACCGCACCGACCAGAAGGTGCACACCATCCAGGGAACGGGGATCGGACTTTCCCTGACCAAGGAGATCCTGGAGACCCACGGCGGCAACATCGCGGTGGAGAGCACGGTGGGCAAGGGGACCAAGGTCACGGTCAGTTTGCCGATGTCGGAGTGAGAATAAATAAAGGTATTGTGAAAGGTGATTAGGGACAAGCATTACCAACTTTTGGTGAATAGGCCAATAAAATCTGACAACAAAACTGTTGCTTATTTAGGAGGGGCGGCTATGTTCATGGTTAGGACTATGATCATTCTATCAGCATTTGCGAGTACAGTTGTAGCTGAAGATTTCAGCAAAGTATCAATCCAAGGTGCATTTTATCCATTCAGAGCATCAAGTAATGTTAACAGTTATTATTATCAAGATGTCTCTTTGACTCCGTCGGTAGAATTTGGCGTTAGGGTCAAATCGGTAAAAAAAATTGGCATAGATTTTCTAATTAGCGCTGTTTATAGTACCGGGTGCGATGCCAATGCAAATATAAGCAATTATACAGCGTACCAACCAGCGATATATGCCGCATCAGGCAAAGTTGGTTTAGTGTATGACTTATATAGCGGGGACCGTACTGCACTTGGTGCATTATTTTATTTTGGGGGAAATTACAAACAACATCTGCTTTGGAATTATTTGGATGAAAGCATTTTTAGTTATACTACTTTTGCCCCTTTCTGCTTCATGGGAATTGAACCTTCAGTAGAAATTGCCAAAAACTTTGTGTTCTATACAAAATTTGGATTGGATATTGAAAAGAGGCCCAATTCTAAGGGGTTTATTGCAGTATATGATCCATCTCCATATTCGTATTCATATCAGTATTTACTGGTTGAAAGAAAGGATTCAGGCGTTAATATTGCATTAGATGGTTTTATGCTAGGCGTTCGGTATCAGTTCTAAATAGTTATTCTGGAGACCCACGGGGAATGATCGCGGTGGAAAGCACGGTGGGCAAGGGGACCAAGGTCACGGTCAGTTTGCCGATGTCGGAGTAGGACTGAGCCCATTAATAAACACGAAAAACGGGGCTGAAAATAAACTGTCGGCAGGAAAAACATGGGAAATAAATTACCCGAAACACTCATGAAAAACGGCTGGTGGCTTTTAGCCGCCGTTTTTTTTATTTTTACCACGGCCCGGGCCGGAGTGGTGATCAACGAGTTCTGCTATGATCCGCTACCTAATATACCCGGTGATAAAGGTGCGGAATGGATTGAACTATATAATTCCGACACGATGGCTCAGGATTTGTCCGGATGGGAATTAGCACCGGATAGGTCCATCCACTATTTTGTACCATCTGGGTTTGTTTTACCTGCCAAAGGTTTTGTCCTTATTCATCTAAGGCGCATGGGGGTCAATACCGCCACAGACCTCTATGAAGATACAACAGGAATAGATGCAAACATGGGCGAGACCAGCGGTTATATAGCTCTGTTTACAAACAGTAAAAATAAGGCAAAAACATTGGTTGATTACGTTGCCTACGGCGCAGATGGGCAGACCTTCGAATCTATGGCAGATACTGCCGGAATTTGGGTCAAGGGAACATATATTGATACGGCAACCTGCGCCTGGTCGCTGGGACTGGCCTCCGACGGTGTGGACAGCAACCGGGTTGCCGACTGGAAGGAATTCTTAAAACCCACCCCGGGGTATACCAATGATCCTCAGGAATATGATGTGGCCCTCTCCGTTCCATTTACCACTCCATTGGAAGTCCCTGTTGGAAGCACTTTCACGGCATCTGTTTTAGTAAAGAACCAGGGCACCAAGACCGCCAGGAATGTGTCCCTCAAATTTTTCCGTGACGCCAACGGCGACTCGGTCTGCCAGGCCGGGGAAATGATCATGCACCAGGAGCTATGGGATTCCCTGCCCGCAGACCGGGTCTGCAGTTTTACCCACAGCGCTTTGGCCGAAGGCGCTTACCGGCTGTCGGTCCTGGCGGCCAGCGACAGCGAAACTGTTCTGATCAACAATTGCCAGGTTTTATCCTACTTGGCCGGAAGCCCGCTGGTGATCAACGAGATCATGTATGACCCGTCCGGCGGCCAGCCGGAATGGGTGGAGGTTTACAATCGTTCCGGCAGTCCGATTGATGTCTGTAATTGGACCATCGAGGACGCCACGTTTTCTCCCAAGAATGTTTCCACCGCTCACCAGAACATCCTGCCGGGAGAGTATCTGCTGCTGGCTCCGGATACTTCCTATTTCACCGGAGACTGCCCCAA
Proteins encoded in this window:
- a CDS encoding HD-GYP domain-containing protein; translation: MTHKNGIVVLPSEHLEAVIKIAAGSLGCSAEFFPLEETSALHPDGQGEVLPLPEFHRKLLIKGQNDMLGPALETAKKLAGEISAKEQEAVSLTQEITERYEQLATLFEMSEKLGMAGDNPSRMAAILDTATTAVSASCGSLMLLEGDCLFINRGEQGINSEVIRSLARRVAERNKPEVDEKSYIVLPLAVSENQSIGALALGPRTEGIYRSGDVKMMVTLTSYAALLLESGRLYEGLETLFFSTIKSMVEAIDAKDPSTRGHSERVRRYSALMAQKMGMPGPDQKMLELAALLHDLGKIGLPDSILNNVKSRLTDEQWHLVKQHPEIGVSILTHVAQLKKILPAIGQHHERYDGSGYPTGIKGQDISLFARIIAVADAYDAMTTQRTYRPTFDSRQALAELRENAGNQFDPMAVELFLQSFSGTDNK
- a CDS encoding PAS domain S-box protein, which translates into the protein MLSWLWLLAIPFLAGIFLASQALVLKIAGAGGMLLLFGWGAWLYFNLSRQQSQSEKSLEELAQLKDDAGRQKNQSQELARQREKAEESRKDLERRLQELRTVWDSLPAGMLMISNPENKVLSVNPEAERISGYRAVELVGRSWEQTLTGQQNQTQEHPRIQASKGRVLTELDQDKIILKDGTELEVQSRIWNLPGGRQTGWMFQPKNQAMDYNKLREEFITNISHELRTPLTVIKGYAEILYEDAKSSGHEQADLMKVIVDEGDRLAGLLDSIINFRQASSGMLGLRQEKVDIIALLNTVIHDLEPKSAKKEIKIIKKVPQTLAPSRGDFNALRFAFSNILDNAVKFNTKGGSVTVETGGWRLEDGMWKMQVHISDTGSGIAPEVMPHIFEKFYRTDQKVHTIQGTGIGLSLTKEILETHGGNIAVESTVGKGTKVTVSLPMSE
- a CDS encoding lamin tail domain-containing protein; this encodes MGNKLPETLMKNGWWLLAAVFFIFTTARAGVVINEFCYDPLPNIPGDKGAEWIELYNSDTMAQDLSGWELAPDRSIHYFVPSGFVLPAKGFVLIHLRRMGVNTATDLYEDTTGIDANMGETSGYIALFTNSKNKAKTLVDYVAYGADGQTFESMADTAGIWVKGTYIDTATCAWSLGLASDGVDSNRVADWKEFLKPTPGYTNDPQEYDVALSVPFTTPLEVPVGSTFTASVLVKNQGTKTARNVSLKFFRDANGDSVCQAGEMIMHQELWDSLPADRVCSFTHSALAEGAYRLSVLAASDSETVLINNCQVLSYLAGSPLVINEIMYDPSGGQPEWVEVYNRSGSPIDVCNWTIEDATFSPKNVSTAHQNILPGEYLLLAPDTSYFTGDCPKLKVSGWPSLNGDGDIICLRDLRGAAIDRVPYSSSWGGGDGKSLEKINPFLLSQEASGWGGCVTSVGSTPGARNSIYIEKLGSSANLNISPNPFSPNGDGFEDHVLIGLDFAWSRAVVNIKIFDRLGRLVKNLAEQQSFGASGTVVWDGRDGGGQICPMGAYIVLLEARDANGSGSVKKKQTVALAKKL
- a CDS encoding response regulator, translated to MTKKIMVIDDEPYIARVIKFKLEQEGYTVFSANDGLTGLEKIRQEKPDLVLLDVMMPGLTGYEVCQKIKSDPQLSGIPVVILTAKGQEKDREEGLSVGASDYITKPFSSNRLLELVRNMVGENT
- a CDS encoding GAF domain-containing protein, which encodes MNENNDINIQSPAVAVNHHPANSPGDAGDLSGLMMPGLLEWLPQSAVLTDRECRIIMHNQKAKGLVAGQGLVWDDLELLPEDLAWIKSTMLGYAQKPGFPAEKKITFKDRLWSLGLVPLYHENVFLGALLAFADQADEVAGQFKKLRDLLIATQDEKTVAEFLLKTLKKSLGFDKGMLAVLERSSSYKILAGQGLEDDVQREEFLPQSAMLEACYKEGRPMAVSGSAENIEQSLGGKLLKVAGARTGSILIVPLLRAQQPLGFLLLHKTGPAFGNGHLTLLTELSEIFVKILDEARMAQKFESENQLRNKLYEIGFAAGSVLQLGSLLSLMIRTIAKELKAEEVSLYFFDEISGQWTGKSMIAPNEGQGFLALIKSSGVKLEHIRLMEMKDVTAQVVARGQPEIIGDLARDSRFTQPSPRTSFKSGLWHPLKIKDKTIGALMALSRQPGYFGVLDQALMEEITPLITFALRSAMLYEEIRREGSRLGSIINSMPEGLLMVDKDFKVIISNDSYEKLWSLGIRVKPGMEFHTAILPLLGEHIRDQKPLLEFLQQCAGNTALRQESVELELNSGSFLKIVSFPVDDADGPGNGLVLLHQDVTVEHQIAETRQEFVGMLSHDMRNPLSAIIATLELSLDGSLGDLNENQHQFLGSAMNDSRRMLEMLNDLLDGYKYEAVELKLEKTQFDITQLISKLVSDFSALAKERQLELFQDTPLSLTVTADEGKLTRVISNLLTNALKFTPKEGRIIVTASDKKQNIQVSVQDTGEGIAPDELEKVFQKFYQVEKRKLGRKTGTGLGLPLCRKLVDAHGGKIWVESQPGKGSKFIFTLPK